A segment of the Candidatus Hinthialibacter antarcticus genome:
CGGCGATGACGTTGAAATTGGTCCCTACGCAATTATTGGCGAACATGTCGAAATAGGCGATGAATCTCAAATTGGCCCTCATGCTATGATTGAGGGTTGGACCAAACTTGGGAAGAATTGCCGAATTGGACACGGGGCTGTTGTCGGCTCAGAACCTCAAGATTTGAAATTTCGCGGTGGCGAGAGCTACGTCGAAATTGGCGATAACTCCGTCATTCGTGAATACGCTACCGTCAACCGAGGTACCTACGAAGGCGAAAAAACCATCGTAGGTAAAAACTGCTTTGTGATGTCGTATTGTCACATCGCGCATAATTGCGTCCTGCAAGACCGGGTGATTATGTCGAGTTACGCAGGGTTGGCGGGTCATATCGAGATTGAAGAAAACGCCATCATCGGCGGCTTGGTGGGCATTCACCAGTTCGTGCGCATCGGACGTTGTTCGATCATCGGCGGCGGCGCCGCTGTGCGTCAGGATGTCTTGCCATACACCAAGGGCGGCGGCAATCCCTGCAAATCGCGTGGGCTCAATTATGTTGGCCTCAAGCGGTTGAACTATTCGCCCGAACGCATTTCGACCCTCAAAAAAGCGTATCGAATTGTCTTTCGCTCGAACCTGACCGAGCAGACTGCGATCGCGCAGTTGGTTGATGAATTCGGCGACGCGCCGGAAGTGATGCACATGGTTAATTTTATGAATGCATCGAACCGGGGCCTTGCGCGGTTGTAGTCCACACAAAATAAAAATACGAACGCTGTTGAGGATGACTCAGCAGCGTTTTTTTATGTTTGGAATTCTGCCGGAGGTTCGGCTCGGCCGAAATGATGGCGGACGCCCTGCCAGATGCGTTGCGCGGCCTTGCCGTCGCCGTAGGGCGAGCGCTTTTGCGCGCGTTGTTGATAGGCCTCTTCATTGGTGAGTAATTCAAGCGCAGACGCAACGATTCGTTTGGGGTCGGCGCCGACCAACTCGGCGACCAGCCCGTCAACGCCTTCCGGCCGCTCGGTGGTTTCGCGCATAACGAGAACTGGCTTTCCTAATACCGGCGCTTCTTCTTGAATGCCGCCTGAATCCGTCAAAATCAATTTAGCCGCATTCATCAGCGTCGCCATTTCCGGGTAGGGAATCGCGTCGCGCAGCGTAACTCCAGGCGTCTCGCCGAGGATGCGTAGCGCCGCGTCGCGTACGATGGGGTTGGGGTGAACGGCGAACAGGATTTCGATATCGTTACGCTGATTGACGATTTCTTTCAAGGCGCCGCAAATGGCTTCCAGGTTTTCGCCCCAATTTTCGCGACGATGGCATGTGACGAGAATGAGAGTTTTCGACGCGTCAACCGACTTCAGCCACTCTTGCTTTTGCTGCCGGGTGCATTGTTGGGTGATTTGCAGCAACGAGTCGATGCCGGGGTTTCCGACCACGCAGATTGAAGCGGGGTCGATGCGTTCGTTCAATAAATTATCTTTGGCTTGCCGGGTCGGGGCAAAGTTGATATCGGCAAACGCACTAATCATGCGGCGGTTGCTTTCTTCGGGGAACGGCATGGATTTATTGTAGGTTCGCAGCCCGGCTTCGATGTGCGCCACGGGGATTTTTTGATAAAACGCCGCCAGCCCGGCGATCATGGCGGTGGTGGTGTCGCCCTGCACCAACACGACGCCGGGTTTTCGTTCGGAGAAGCGGTGCGATAGGCCCAGCCAGGCGTTCGCGACCAGCTGGGTCAGGTCGGGGCGCTCTTTCATCAAGTCGAGATCAAAGTCGGGAGTGATGCCGAAGGCGTTTAATACTTCATCTTGCAGATGGCGGTGTTGCGAAGTGACCGCGACTTCAACGTCGATGTCGGCGTCCTGGCGCGCTTCGAGAATCACCGGCGCGCATTTAATCGCTTCGGGGCGAGTGCCCAATACAAACGTCGCAAGAGGTTTTGTCGTCATGTCTCTTATACTGAAGTTGAAAATGTTTTTGACTATCACCGATTCAGACAAATCAAAAATTACAAGCCAAATTTGGCCTGGGTGTAACTGTGGGAGCGCCTGTGAAACAGGGCATAAAAGCCCGCACTGAAGCGAGTAGAGTTGTACCCAGGCCATACGCAACAAAACAATAATTATTGTTGAGGTCGTTTCAAGGTGAATTGACTGTATTGGCGGGACGGCGATCAGACAAGGCGAACGGTCAGGCTTCTCTGGGGCCATTGGCGACGGCGTCGAGGATTCCGTTCACAAAACGGTCTGATTCCGCGTCGCCGTAACACTTGGCGAGTTCGATGGCTTCGTCGATGACGACGCTCACGGGAGCGTCTTGCGCGAATTGTAATTCATACACGCCGAGCCGCAAAATATTTCGTTCGACCGGGCCCATGCGGTCAACGCGCCATCGTTGCGCCGCCGCTGAGATGGCTGCGTCAATTTCCGGCTGATGTTCGCGTACGCCTTTGGCGAGTTCGCGGGCGAACTGTTCGGTCGGAGGCGTAATCGAAAGTTTATCTTCGAGGCGCCACCAGTTGGGCCGCTGGGTCGGGGCCGATTCGATCCCGACGGCGGTTTGCAGGTCGCGGGCGTATAGCAGACGCAGCGCAAATTCACGCGCCAGGCGGCGCTGTCCGGCGTGGCTCATAATTGTTCGCAGAGGTTGGCCATCTCGACCGCCGTGACGGCGGCGTCGTAGCCTTTGTTGCCCATTTTGGTGCCGGCGCGTTCGACGGCTTGCTCAATGGTGTTGGTGGTGATGACGCCGAATGAGATGGGCACTTCGGTCTCGAGGCTGGTGACGGCCACGCCGCGCGATACTTCTCCCGCGACGTAATCGAAGTGGGGCGTTGAGCCGCGAATGACGGCTGCGAGCGCGATAATGGCGGCGTATTTTTTTGATTGCGCCATTTTTTTGACCGCCAATGGAATCTCGTAGGCGCCCGGCACGCGCACAATGGTGATGTCATCGTCTTTGACGCCGTGCCGCTTCAGCGCATCCAAGGCGCCGTCGAGCAAGGGTTCGGTGATGAAGCTATTGAACCGCGAAATAGCAATGCCGAATTTTTTGTTTTCGCTATGCAACTGGGCTTCTATGTAGTTCGCCATGTCTCTAGTCCTTCAAGAAGATGCCCCATTTTCTGGCGCTTGGTTTCTAGATAGTGCAGGTTATGTTCGTTTACGCCAACCCGCACGGGAATCTGTTCGGTAATTTCCAATCCATACGCCGACAAGCCGACGATCTTTTTGGGGTTATTGGTCATCAGGCGCATTTTTTTGATGCCCAGGTCAGCAAGAATTAACGAGCCGATTCCATAGTCGCGGTCGTCGGCCTTAAAGCCGAGGTGCAAGTTGGCTTCGACGGTGTCGAGGCCCTGATCTTGCAGCACGTAGGCTTTGAGTTTATTCACCAGCCCAATGCCGCGCCCTTCTTGCGGCATGTATAACATGACGCCGCGCCCCGCGTCGCGAATTTGCTCCATCGCAAAATGCAGCTGCTCACCGCAGTCGCATCGCATCGACCCCAGCACGTCGCCGGTCAAACACGCGCTATGTACGCGCACCAGGATCGGCTCTTCGTCAGATAAATCGCCCAGGGTGAGCGCGAGGTGTTCTTTTTGTTCAGGCATACTGAGATACAAATGCAACTGAAATTGCCCGTACTGCGTCGGCATTCGCGTCGACAGCACTTTGTCGATCAATTTGTCTGTGCGTCGACGGTAGGCGATCAAACTTTCAATGGTCACGATGGGCAGGTCATGCTTTTTCGCGAAGGTTTGTAAATCGGGCAGTCGCGCCATTGAGCCGTCTTCGTTCAAAATTTCACAAAGAACGCCGACTGGCTCGAATCCCGCTAGATTGAGTAAGTCAACCACCGCTTCCGTATGGCCGGAACGGCGCAACACCCCGCCTTTTTTAGCAATGAGCGGGAAGATGTGGCCTGGACGGGCGAAGTCATTGGCCTTTGCATTCGGGTCGGCGAGTTGGCGGATAGTTTCGGCCCGGTCGAAGGCGGAGATTCCAGTGGTCGTATTTTTGACCGCGTCCACGCTGACGGTGAAGTTGGTGTTATGCAGCGCGGTGTTTTTTTGCTCCATCAAATTTAATTCGAGTTGGTCGGCGCACTCTTGCGGCAACGATACGCACAGCAACCCCCGCGCTTCGGAGAGGATGAAATTCACCTGCTCCGGCGTGATGGTTTCGGCGGGCAATACTATATCGCCTTCGTTTTCGCGGTTTTCGTCATCGACGACAACCAACATCTGGCCTGATTTAAGCCGCTCGACGGCTTCTTCCGGCGTGACGATCATGCGTCTCGGTCCTTATCGGTTCAAAAATCCATTGTCTTTCAGTGTATCCATTGTCAGCCCACTTCCATAGGCTTTGTCTTGATTTGCAAGCAGGCGTTCGACATAGCGGGCCAGCATATCGACCTCTAAATGAATGCGGTCGCCTTCGCGTTTGGTGCTCAAATTGGTTTTTTCAATCGTAAACGGTACCAGGGCGACGCCAGCGCGATCTTCTTCTACAAAGGTGACTGTTAAACTGGCTCCATCAATGGTAATAGAGCCTTTTTCGGCAATATAACGGGACAAATCAGCCGGGAAACTGAAAATCAGGTTCCAAAAGTCGCCTTCGGGCGTGAGAGAAATGATGCGCCCTACGCCGTCGACATGGCCTGAAACAATATGTCCGCCCATGCGGTCTGTGGGGCGCAACGCTGGTTCCAGGTTGACGATGGCGCCTGTCTGAATGTCTTTGAACGTGGTCCGGTTGAGGGTTTCGCTGGAGAGGTCGGCTTCAAACGAACCGTTCTCAATTTTTGCCGCTGTCAGGCAAACGCCGTTGCTGGCGATGCTGTCGCCCAACTGTGCGTCCTGGCAAATCAGCGGCGCATGAATGCGGATGCGCGCTGTTGAATCCAGCGGCGTGAGCGACTCGATGCGTCCAAGTTCTTGAATAATCCCCGTAAACATTTTTCGTGTGATACCTATTCAACTTTTTCTAAAAAATCTTTACTTTTTCTGTACGAACCGCTGAGCCGTTCCGGCGCGCTGGCCCTTGAATAAATAAATAACATTTTTCGTGTGACTCTTAGTGTAGGTTGTAAGATTGAGATTCCATTATCTGTACGAACCGCTGAGCCGTTCCGGCGCGCTGATCCTTGAATAATTAAGTAACTTTTTTCGTGTGATGCCTATTCGACTTTTTCTAAAAAATCTTTCTTTTTCTGTATCTATCGCTGAGCCGATCCGGCGCACTGGTCTTCTAGTGAAAACAACGTAACAAGTAGGGTGGCGTTGAGCGAAGCGAAACCCACCAATGAAAACGAACCAATAATGCAATGGTGGAATTCATTTTATTCATTCCATCCTACATTCGGTTGCGTATACAACCTTATGGCAACTGGCGGCGCAACACGCCTTGCAACAGCGCATCGTCGCCGAGAATTTGCCAATGGGCGTGTTCCATCGGTTGCGCCTCTTTCATTGTAGCCGCGCCTTGTCCCATAAAAAACGAGGGAGCGCCGCTTCCACCAATTAATTTCGGCGCAATGTAGATGTGCGCTTCGTTGACCAACTGCGCTTCCAAAAATGCCGTATGAATGCGCGGCCCGCCTTCGATCCATAAACTTTGTACGTTGTCCGCAGCCAAGGCACCCAGAACAGCGGGCAAGTCCAGCATGTGTTGTTTGCATGGGACTGGCGATACGCGGATATCCAACTGATGAAGGTTTTCGATTTTTTCTGTCGGGACGCCCTCGCTGCAAAATACCCAGACGGGTGATTGGTCGCGGGTTTCAATTAATTTCGATGAAAGTGGAATCTCAAGATTAGGGTCAAGGACAACGCGCAACGGCTGATGGAATTCGTCCGGCCCTAATGATTCAGGACGCGCCGTCATCGTCGGGTCGTCGGCAAGGATGGTGCCGATCCCAGCGAGGATGGCGTCGACTTCCGACCTGGATTGGTGAACGTGAGCGCGGGCGGCTTCACTGGTGATCCATTTTGAATCGCCGCTTGCAGTCGCGCATTTTCCATCCAGCGAGACGGCGCTTTTTAAAATCGTCCAAGGCCAGCCGCGTTCGTGAAAGTGCATGAAAAATCGGTTTTCAAATCGCGCTTCGTCTTCCAGAACGCCGACCGAGA
Coding sequences within it:
- the nusB gene encoding transcription antitermination factor NusB, translated to MSHAGQRRLAREFALRLLYARDLQTAVGIESAPTQRPNWWRLEDKLSITPPTEQFARELAKGVREHQPEIDAAISAAAQRWRVDRMGPVERNILRLGVYELQFAQDAPVSVVIDEAIELAKCYGDAESDRFVNGILDAVANGPREA
- the lpxA gene encoding acyl-ACP--UDP-N-acetylglucosamine O-acyltransferase; its protein translation is MPLVSNTAVVHPKAKIGDDVEIGPYAIIGEHVEIGDESQIGPHAMIEGWTKLGKNCRIGHGAVVGSEPQDLKFRGGESYVEIGDNSVIREYATVNRGTYEGEKTIVGKNCFVMSYCHIAHNCVLQDRVIMSSYAGLAGHIEIEENAIIGGLVGIHQFVRIGRCSIIGGGAAVRQDVLPYTKGGGNPCKSRGLNYVGLKRLNYSPERISTLKKAYRIVFRSNLTEQTAIAQLVDEFGDAPEVMHMVNFMNASNRGLARL
- the ribE gene encoding 6,7-dimethyl-8-ribityllumazine synthase gives rise to the protein MANYIEAQLHSENKKFGIAISRFNSFITEPLLDGALDALKRHGVKDDDITIVRVPGAYEIPLAVKKMAQSKKYAAIIALAAVIRGSTPHFDYVAGEVSRGVAVTSLETEVPISFGVITTNTIEQAVERAGTKMGNKGYDAAVTAVEMANLCEQL
- the ribD gene encoding bifunctional diaminohydroxyphosphoribosylaminopyrimidine deaminase/5-amino-6-(5-phosphoribosylamino)uracil reductase RibD, coding for MTSTQDSLDARLMRRALQLAHQGRYLTAPNPRVGCVIAQPSQDPGQPLRIIGEGYHHQAGRPHAEREALAQCSEDPRGATLYVNLEPCCHHGRTPPCTDAVLEAGIARVVAATLDPFDEVRGQGVALLRERGVEVSVGVLEDEARFENRFFMHFHERGWPWTILKSAVSLDGKCATASGDSKWITSEAARAHVHQSRSEVDAILAGIGTILADDPTMTARPESLGPDEFHQPLRVVLDPNLEIPLSSKLIETRDQSPVWVFCSEGVPTEKIENLHQLDIRVSPVPCKQHMLDLPAVLGALAADNVQSLWIEGGPRIHTAFLEAQLVNEAHIYIAPKLIGGSGAPSFFMGQGAATMKEAQPMEHAHWQILGDDALLQGVLRRQLP
- a CDS encoding bifunctional 3,4-dihydroxy-2-butanone-4-phosphate synthase/GTP cyclohydrolase II, with amino-acid sequence MIVTPEEAVERLKSGQMLVVVDDENRENEGDIVLPAETITPEQVNFILSEARGLLCVSLPQECADQLELNLMEQKNTALHNTNFTVSVDAVKNTTTGISAFDRAETIRQLADPNAKANDFARPGHIFPLIAKKGGVLRRSGHTEAVVDLLNLAGFEPVGVLCEILNEDGSMARLPDLQTFAKKHDLPIVTIESLIAYRRRTDKLIDKVLSTRMPTQYGQFQLHLYLSMPEQKEHLALTLGDLSDEEPILVRVHSACLTGDVLGSMRCDCGEQLHFAMEQIRDAGRGVMLYMPQEGRGIGLVNKLKAYVLQDQGLDTVEANLHLGFKADDRDYGIGSLILADLGIKKMRLMTNNPKKIVGLSAYGLEITEQIPVRVGVNEHNLHYLETKRQKMGHLLEGLETWRTT
- the wecB gene encoding UDP-N-acetylglucosamine 2-epimerase (non-hydrolyzing), coding for MTTKPLATFVLGTRPEAIKCAPVILEARQDADIDVEVAVTSQHRHLQDEVLNAFGITPDFDLDLMKERPDLTQLVANAWLGLSHRFSERKPGVVLVQGDTTTAMIAGLAAFYQKIPVAHIEAGLRTYNKSMPFPEESNRRMISAFADINFAPTRQAKDNLLNERIDPASICVVGNPGIDSLLQITQQCTRQQKQEWLKSVDASKTLILVTCHRRENWGENLEAICGALKEIVNQRNDIEILFAVHPNPIVRDAALRILGETPGVTLRDAIPYPEMATLMNAAKLILTDSGGIQEEAPVLGKPVLVMRETTERPEGVDGLVAELVGADPKRIVASALELLTNEEAYQQRAQKRSPYGDGKAAQRIWQGVRHHFGRAEPPAEFQT
- a CDS encoding riboflavin synthase, producing MFTGIIQELGRIESLTPLDSTARIRIHAPLICQDAQLGDSIASNGVCLTAAKIENGSFEADLSSETLNRTTFKDIQTGAIVNLEPALRPTDRMGGHIVSGHVDGVGRIISLTPEGDFWNLIFSFPADLSRYIAEKGSITIDGASLTVTFVEEDRAGVALVPFTIEKTNLSTKREGDRIHLEVDMLARYVERLLANQDKAYGSGLTMDTLKDNGFLNR